Proteins from one Astatotilapia calliptera unplaced genomic scaffold, fAstCal1.2 U_scaffold_145, whole genome shotgun sequence genomic window:
- the LOC113017543 gene encoding uncharacterized protein LOC113017543: MHQNSEQHLNTFSSQRADIPATTSLCSMLVDATETTMEKGAPVSTLTEECLESVDADSHEKTGVTPAKEDMVTEISVDNCGDDKKTETPELETEASASLQHVDTQSQATAEPKKSCMEKKPTADTKHWDKIEACPVEKPVIPAVHESEVDSSSVISLASDDVSAEKMFVYALTQLVVSRALEKVSPKHKDSTRIPNCYRLLEKIWPEIEGKHLDLCPKRLPSMAKAIFTNLCRAHKCKEKDLISSLKEELEDDITVPTFTRHLLALPKRILTLSKNRDEYRELVERLARDLVMHAMSNTNEAGKLPLGADEAIKQRLAQKVWAKIVSKKLKISLEDIEEVSVAVYSELQDKWKYPNTVMQLMKIGHRNVDKEIVKSFIRNAPFKRPNIFSRMFSCVR, encoded by the exons aacacatttagttCACAAAGAGCAGAC ATACCTGCCACAACATCACTTTGCTCCATGTTAGTGGATGCAACAGAGACAACCATGGAGAAGGGAGCTCCGGTGTCCACACTGACAGAGGAGTGTCTTGAGTCAGTGGACGCTGATTCCCATGAGAAAACAGGGGTAACACCAGCAAAGGAAGACATGGTTACAGAAATATCTGTAGACAACTGTGGTGATGATAAGAAAACCGAAACTCCGGAACTGGAGACAGAGGCCAGTGCAAGTCTTCAGCATGTGGACACACAATCCCAAGCCACAGCAGAACCAAAGAAAAGCTGTATGGAGAAAAAGCCCACAGCTGATACAAAACACTGGGACAAAATAGAAGCTTGTCCCGTGGAAAAGCCTGTGATTCCAGCTGTACATGAGTCAGAAGTTGATTCTTCTTCTGTCATCAGTCTGGCATCTGATGATGTGTCTgcagaaaaaatgtttgtttatgcACTTACTCAGTTGGTAGTTTCACGGGCCTTAGAGAAAGTCTCCCCTAAACACAAAGACTCCACAAGGATTCCCAACTGTTATCGTCTGCTTGAGAAAATCTGGCCTGAAATTGAGGGAAAACATTTGGATCTATGTCCAAAGAGGCTGCCCAGTATGGCGAAAGCCATTTTCACCAATCTTTGTAGAGCGCATAAGTGCAAGGAAAAAGATTTGATTTCAAGTCTGAAGGAAGAGCTTGAGGATGATATTACTGTCCCAACATTCACCAGACATCTGCTGGCATTACCCAAAAGAATACTCACTTTATCTAAAAACCGAGACGAGTACAGAGAACTTGTGGAACGCCTTGCCAGAGATCTGGTTATGCACGCAATGAGCAATACAAATGAAGCAGGGAAATTGCCTCTAGGGGCTGATGAAGCCATTAAACAGAGGCTTGCCCAAAAAGTCTGGGCTAAAATTGTGTCCAAAAAGCTCAAAATCTCCTTGGAGGACATTGAAGAGGTCAGCGTGGCAGTATACAGTGAACTCCAGGATAAGTGGAAATATCCAAACACTGTCATGCAGTTAATGAAAATTGGCCACCGAAATGTTGACAAAGAGATTGTCAAAAGTTTCATAAGAAATGCACCATTTAAGAGACCAAATATCTTCTCTAGGATGTTTTCATGTG